In a single window of the Flavobacterium sp. W4I14 genome:
- a CDS encoding beta-galactosidase (product_source=KO:K01190; cath_funfam=2.60.120.260,2.60.40.10,3.20.20.80; cleavage_site_network=SignalP-noTM; ko=KO:K01190; pfam=PF00703,PF02836,PF02837,PF16355,PF18565; superfamily=49303,49373,49785,51445): MKKILLPLFLVGIFYLNAAAQRTEILLDEGWKFSKGTFPNAAEVTFNDTRWETVSVPHDWAISGPFDKEIDKQVTAITQNGESKATEKTGRTGALPYIGEGWYRKKLNFPALKSNQKALLQIDGAMSEPRVYLNGKQVGQWNYGYNYFYIDITNDLKTSNNLLAIRLKNMPKSSRWYPGAGLYRNVHLIIKDEKSIEQWGITVTTPIVKKEFAKVNIKTKLTDKGVRLVTQILDSLGKQVAIDTAKSIFGNETDQNIEIINPKLWSPERPYLYTSVSSVYEGGVLKDVVKTRFGIRTINFSAGIGFSLNGQVRKFKGVCLHHDLGPLGAAINTAALRRQLTILKEMGCDAIRSSHNMPSPEQLELCDEMGFMFLAESFDEWAKAKVENGYHLYFNTDAEKDIVNLVQANKNHPCIVMWSSGNEVPDQFGSEGVKRAKWLQEIFHREDPTRPVTVGMDQVKATMQSGFGALMDIPGLNYRVHLYEEANKVFPQGFILGSETASTVSSRGIYKFPVVKGSDKQYVDFQSSSYDLEYCSWSNVPDDDFVMQDDKPWVIGEFVWTGFDYLGEPTPYDSSWPSRSSYFGISDLAGLPKDRFYLYRSRWNKAVPTLHLLPHWNWEGREGQTTPVFVYTSYDSAELFLNGKSLGVRKKDKSTPQNRYRLMWMDVKYEPGTLKVVAFDSNGKPVAEEQVTTAGKPYKIVLTPDRKEITADGKDLSFVTVSVVDQNGIPCPAATNALNFEVKGAGTFKAVCNGDATSLESFVKPTMKLFSGKLVVVVQSDKKGGAIGLMVKGKGLKNGNIEIVSAK, encoded by the coding sequence ATGAAAAAAATATTATTACCACTTTTTTTAGTGGGTATTTTTTATTTAAATGCTGCTGCCCAAAGAACTGAAATCCTTTTAGATGAAGGCTGGAAATTTTCAAAAGGAACTTTCCCGAATGCTGCCGAAGTTACTTTTAATGACACCCGCTGGGAAACTGTTTCTGTTCCGCACGATTGGGCCATTAGTGGACCTTTTGATAAGGAAATAGACAAACAGGTAACCGCCATCACTCAGAACGGCGAAAGCAAGGCCACTGAAAAAACGGGCAGAACAGGAGCGTTACCTTATATTGGCGAAGGCTGGTACCGAAAAAAACTGAATTTCCCAGCGCTTAAATCAAACCAGAAAGCGCTGCTTCAGATAGATGGTGCAATGAGCGAACCTCGTGTGTACCTGAACGGAAAACAGGTTGGACAATGGAATTATGGTTACAATTACTTTTATATCGATATCACTAACGACTTAAAAACGAGCAATAATTTACTGGCTATTCGTCTTAAGAATATGCCTAAATCTTCTCGTTGGTACCCTGGGGCAGGTTTATATCGCAATGTGCATTTAATTATCAAGGATGAAAAAAGCATCGAACAATGGGGAATTACAGTAACCACCCCAATAGTAAAGAAAGAATTTGCCAAAGTGAATATCAAAACCAAATTAACAGATAAAGGGGTTCGTTTGGTTACGCAGATTTTAGATAGTTTAGGTAAGCAGGTGGCAATTGATACAGCAAAATCAATTTTTGGAAACGAGACCGATCAAAATATAGAAATCATTAATCCCAAACTTTGGAGCCCTGAAAGGCCTTATTTGTACACTTCGGTATCGAGCGTATATGAAGGTGGGGTATTGAAAGATGTAGTGAAAACAAGATTTGGGATAAGAACGATCAATTTTAGTGCAGGAATAGGATTTAGCCTGAACGGCCAGGTAAGAAAATTTAAAGGCGTTTGCCTGCACCATGATCTTGGTCCACTTGGCGCTGCGATTAATACCGCTGCACTAAGGAGACAATTAACGATTTTGAAAGAAATGGGCTGCGATGCCATCAGAAGTTCGCACAACATGCCATCACCCGAGCAATTGGAGTTATGCGATGAAATGGGATTCATGTTTCTTGCCGAAAGTTTCGATGAATGGGCGAAGGCCAAGGTAGAAAATGGTTACCATTTATATTTTAATACCGATGCCGAAAAGGATATTGTAAATCTGGTACAAGCCAATAAAAACCACCCTTGTATTGTGATGTGGAGCTCAGGAAACGAAGTGCCCGATCAGTTTGGTTCCGAAGGTGTTAAAAGGGCTAAATGGCTTCAGGAAATTTTCCACCGCGAAGATCCTACACGTCCTGTTACCGTAGGGATGGATCAGGTGAAGGCAACCATGCAATCGGGTTTTGGTGCATTAATGGATATTCCAGGCTTAAATTATCGGGTACATCTTTACGAAGAAGCCAATAAGGTTTTTCCACAGGGCTTTATTTTGGGATCTGAAACAGCATCAACGGTAAGCTCCCGGGGGATATATAAATTTCCGGTTGTAAAAGGATCTGATAAACAATATGTTGATTTTCAGTCTTCTTCTTATGATCTTGAATATTGTAGCTGGTCTAATGTACCTGACGATGATTTTGTAATGCAAGATGATAAACCCTGGGTAATTGGAGAATTTGTTTGGACAGGTTTCGATTACCTCGGCGAACCAACCCCTTATGATAGCAGCTGGCCATCAAGAAGCTCGTATTTTGGGATTTCTGATCTGGCAGGTTTGCCCAAAGACCGTTTTTATCTGTATAGAAGCCGTTGGAATAAAGCTGTGCCAACCTTGCATCTACTGCCACATTGGAACTGGGAGGGAAGAGAAGGTCAAACTACGCCGGTTTTTGTATACACCAGTTATGATAGTGCCGAACTTTTCTTGAATGGAAAAAGTTTGGGGGTACGTAAAAAAGATAAATCAACACCACAGAACCGCTACAGGTTGATGTGGATGGATGTAAAATACGAACCGGGAACTTTAAAAGTTGTAGCTTTTGACAGTAATGGAAAACCTGTAGCCGAAGAACAGGTAACTACAGCAGGTAAACCTTATAAAATTGTGTTAACACCGGATAGAAAAGAGATTACGGCCGATGGAAAAGATCTGTCTTTTGTAACCGTATCAGTAGTTGATCAAAACGGTATACCTTGCCCAGCGGCTACCAATGCTTTAAACTTTGAAGTAAAAGGAGCGGGGACATTTAAAGCGGTTTGTAATGGCGATGCTACTTCTTTGGAATCGTTTGTAAAACCAACTATGAAATTATTCAGCGGAAAACTGGTGGTAGTGGTACAATCTGATAAAAAGGGTGGTGCAATAGGGTTGATGGTTAAAGGTAAAGGACTAAAAAATGGAAATATAGAAATCGTTTCGGCTAAGTAA
- a CDS encoding hypothetical protein (product_source=Hypo-rule applied) — protein sequence MENLKEETKIKAFLTRIKAEWPGVVERFEFKTGSVIYVHLKEGISSMDFLGKLSRQVERFVDFSMPIILYHIESDGMNLRSHPINWYSSITQGKTF from the coding sequence ATGGAAAATCTAAAAGAAGAAACCAAAATCAAAGCTTTCCTCACCAGGATAAAAGCAGAGTGGCCAGGAGTGGTAGAACGCTTTGAGTTTAAAACAGGCAGTGTAATTTATGTTCATTTAAAAGAAGGCATATCGAGTATGGATTTTCTCGGTAAACTTTCCAGACAAGTAGAACGTTTTGTCGATTTCAGTATGCCGATTATCTTGTATCATATAGAGAGTGATGGCATGAACTTAAGGTCGCACCCGATTAATTGGTATTCTTCCATTACACAAGGAAAAACTTTTTAA
- a CDS encoding CspA family cold shock protein (product_source=KO:K03704; cath_funfam=2.40.50.140; cog=COG1278; ko=KO:K03704; pfam=PF00313; smart=SM00357; superfamily=50249), whose translation MKNGTVKFFNSEKGFGFIKEESGSEIFVHASGLIDEIRENDTVEYEVQEGKKGLNAVKVRVV comes from the coding sequence ATGAAAAACGGAACAGTAAAATTTTTTAACTCAGAAAAAGGCTTTGGCTTTATTAAAGAAGAAAGCGGATCTGAGATTTTTGTGCATGCATCAGGCCTGATTGACGAAATCAGGGAGAATGATACAGTTGAATACGAAGTTCAAGAAGGCAAAAAAGGCCTTAATGCAGTGAAAGTAAGAGTTGTTTAA
- a CDS encoding hypothetical protein (product_source=Hypo-rule applied): MQLSIFSNQEPVINNKPLDRGTFMAAAQFVTALNFAGEFELLSLSAMNTQVGAAKKGGLVFVRNGKLKMHPEIYDHLSLISISSICAGSVYFHGRDKIAAEIVNLPYKDGLLNLAGAEEDYMAFKRLCSPVSRFFLLQAKKVQWSAILSTFRFFMMEGVLDVVNFVAHALHQADADVLSCAQLLESMQKQQWYPGFCQSLQDFHASRYPLSKVGLESELPEVA; encoded by the coding sequence TTGCAACTTTCTATTTTTTCAAATCAGGAACCTGTTATAAACAACAAACCTCTTGATCGGGGTACTTTTATGGCTGCAGCACAGTTTGTAACAGCACTTAACTTTGCGGGCGAATTTGAGCTCTTAAGTTTATCGGCCATGAATACACAGGTTGGAGCAGCTAAAAAGGGCGGACTGGTATTTGTACGGAATGGAAAGTTGAAAATGCATCCCGAAATCTACGATCATTTATCCCTGATATCGATATCTTCTATCTGTGCAGGAAGTGTTTATTTCCATGGCCGTGATAAAATTGCTGCAGAAATTGTAAATCTCCCTTATAAGGATGGCCTTTTAAACTTAGCAGGTGCTGAAGAGGATTATATGGCCTTTAAACGTTTATGCAGCCCTGTTTCACGGTTTTTTTTGTTACAGGCTAAAAAAGTACAATGGTCTGCAATCTTATCTACATTTAGGTTTTTTATGATGGAAGGCGTTTTGGATGTGGTTAATTTTGTTGCTCATGCACTGCATCAAGCTGATGCAGATGTGCTCTCCTGTGCACAACTTTTAGAAAGTATGCAAAAACAACAATGGTATCCTGGTTTTTGTCAGTCGCTACAAGATTTCCACGCCTCTCGTTATCCCTTAAGTAAAGTTGGCTTAGAATCAGAGCTGCCAGAGGTGGCCTAA
- a CDS encoding hypothetical protein (product_source=Hypo-rule applied; superfamily=53067) — translation MSSKYKILYFFQNSDTAILEIQRLGLPDNADAEATYHWLYFDKISGSLIKLWFRSMDSSTEIEERYFEQGYLKFNKTEATYIEKHNSSQQKLNNMGNRPIGDEISALLENYLK, via the coding sequence ATGTCGTCTAAATATAAGATTTTATACTTTTTCCAAAATTCTGATACTGCTATTCTAGAAATTCAGCGTCTTGGTCTGCCCGATAATGCAGATGCAGAAGCGACCTACCACTGGCTTTACTTTGATAAAATTTCAGGCTCACTGATTAAATTATGGTTCAGATCAATGGATTCTTCTACCGAAATTGAAGAACGTTATTTTGAGCAGGGTTATCTTAAATTCAATAAAACAGAGGCCACATATATTGAAAAACACAATTCTTCACAGCAAAAACTCAACAACATGGGCAATAGACCTATTGGAGATGAAATAAGTGCTTTATTAGAAAATTACCTGAAATAA